The Enhydrobacter sp. sequence ATGAAGTTCGGCCTGTTCTACGAAATCTCCATTCCGCGACCCTGGACGCCGGAGAAGGAGCGCACCGTCTACGACAATTGCCTCGAGCAGGTGAAGCTCGCCGACGAGCTGGGCTTCGACCATGTATGGGCCGTCGAGCACCATTTCCTCGAGGAATACTCGCACTGCTCGGCGCCCGAGCTTTTCCTGACCGCCTGCGCCATGGTGACCAAGCGCATCCAGGTCGGGCACGGCATCGTGGTCTGCGTGCCGGAGTTCAACCACCCGATCAAGATCGCCGAGCGCACGGCGACGCTCGATCTCCTGTCGGGCGGGCGCCTGCATGTCGGGACCGGCCGCTCCGCCACGTGGACCGAGCTCGGCGGCTTCCGCGCCAATCCCGACACGACCAAGAAGAGCTGGGACGAATTCGTGCGCTGCCTGCCCAAAATGTGGACGCAGGAGACCTTCTCGTATCAGGGCGAGTTCTGGTCGATGCCCGAGCGCACCATCCTGCCCAAGCCCTATCAGAAGCCGCACCCGCCGATGTGGGTCGCCGTCACCAGCCCCGGCACCGAGATCGATGCGGCCGACCGCGGGCTAGGCAGCCTCGGCCTTTCCTTCGCGGGCTTCGAGGAGCAGGAGAAGAAGATCAAGGAATACCGGCGGCGCATCAAGCAATGCGAGCCGGTCGGCGCCTTCGTGAACGAGCAGGTGGCGACGACCAACTTCCTGTTCTGCCACGAGGACGAGAAGACCGGCGTCGAGATCGGCAAGAAGCTCGGCAACACGTTCAACTATCTCGCCACCCAGCTCATCTCCACGCGCGAGGTCTTTTCCTCACCCTCCTACCAGTCGTTGGGCCTGCTGCCGGCGCTGCGGCGCGCCGCCACCGGCCCGGACGCCTCCGAGCAGCAGACCGAGGGCATGGCCTATGGCGATCCCGCACGCATCATCCGCGCTGTCAAGAAGTGGGAGTCGCTCGGTGTCGACTGCATCAACTTCATCCTGAACGCGAACGAAGTCGTGCCGCAGGATCAGGTGATGGCGAGCCTGAAGCTCTTCGCCAAGGAAGTGATGCCGGTCTTCGCCAAGAAGCCAGCCAACGTTGCAGCCGCGGCGGAGTAGGACGATGCCCCTTTACGGAACTCTCGATCTGACCCGGTCGCCCGCACACCTGCCCACGCTCGCCAACCTAGACACCGAGGCCTGGACGCTGCCCAAGGCC is a genomic window containing:
- a CDS encoding LLM class flavin-dependent oxidoreductase, producing the protein MKFGLFYEISIPRPWTPEKERTVYDNCLEQVKLADELGFDHVWAVEHHFLEEYSHCSAPELFLTACAMVTKRIQVGHGIVVCVPEFNHPIKIAERTATLDLLSGGRLHVGTGRSATWTELGGFRANPDTTKKSWDEFVRCLPKMWTQETFSYQGEFWSMPERTILPKPYQKPHPPMWVAVTSPGTEIDAADRGLGSLGLSFAGFEEQEKKIKEYRRRIKQCEPVGAFVNEQVATTNFLFCHEDEKTGVEIGKKLGNTFNYLATQLISTREVFSSPSYQSLGLLPALRRAATGPDASEQQTEGMAYGDPARIIRAVKKWESLGVDCINFILNANEVVPQDQVMASLKLFAKEVMPVFAKKPANVAAAAE